A genomic segment from Vagococcus zengguangii encodes:
- a CDS encoding HD domain-containing protein, with product MEIPYKLQTLPIEKVFKDPIHNDIQVEHQVILDLINAKEFQRLRRIKQLGTSSFTFHGGEHSRFSHSLGVYEITRRICDIFARNFSIEKDPVHGWNDDERLVALCAALLHDVGHGPYSHTFESIFGTNHEQFTVDIITSPFTEIYQILNKVEDGFPQKVASVITKQYPNKQVVQMISSQIDADRMDYLLRDAYFTGTEYGTFDLTRILRVIRPYNNGICFTTNGMHAVEDYIVSRYQMYMQVYFHPVSRGMEVVLDHLLKYAGKLYQDSPAFFERTSPCLVPFFEKNETLEDYLKLDDNVLTSYFLVWSDHPDETLSDLAQRFLNRKPLKSVKFVAEQDEPLIEEMKQLIEKIGYDAEVYTAINTSFDLPYDFYRPDSVSSRTQIELMEYDGTLIELSQQSSLVRALAGEIHGDERFYFPKEMLTTEDNLFSDIYQQFQRYIRNGKINKHN from the coding sequence ATGGAAATACCCTATAAGTTACAAACGTTACCGATTGAAAAAGTCTTTAAAGATCCCATTCATAATGATATCCAAGTTGAACATCAAGTGATACTGGATTTAATTAATGCAAAAGAGTTTCAGCGACTACGACGTATTAAACAACTAGGCACTTCTTCCTTCACTTTTCACGGTGGGGAACACAGTCGCTTTTCTCATTCGCTTGGGGTTTACGAAATAACCCGCCGTATTTGCGATATTTTCGCTCGTAATTTTTCAATTGAAAAAGATCCTGTTCATGGTTGGAACGATGATGAACGCCTGGTTGCTTTATGTGCAGCTTTACTACATGACGTTGGTCACGGACCTTATTCTCATACGTTTGAATCAATTTTTGGGACGAACCACGAGCAATTTACAGTCGACATCATCACCTCGCCTTTTACCGAAATTTATCAAATTTTGAATAAGGTCGAAGATGGCTTCCCACAAAAAGTGGCAAGCGTCATTACGAAACAATATCCAAATAAACAAGTCGTTCAAATGATTTCTAGTCAAATCGATGCCGATCGCATGGACTACTTGTTACGTGATGCTTACTTTACTGGTACGGAATATGGGACATTCGATTTAACACGAATTTTACGAGTAATTCGCCCCTACAACAATGGGATTTGCTTTACCACCAACGGCATGCATGCGGTAGAAGATTACATTGTTAGTCGCTACCAAATGTATATGCAAGTCTATTTCCACCCTGTTTCGCGCGGTATGGAAGTCGTTTTAGACCATCTTTTGAAATACGCTGGTAAGCTTTATCAAGACAGCCCAGCTTTTTTTGAAAGAACATCCCCTTGCTTAGTCCCGTTTTTTGAGAAGAATGAAACATTAGAGGACTATTTAAAATTAGATGATAACGTCTTAACGAGCTACTTCCTAGTATGGAGTGATCATCCGGATGAAACGTTGAGCGATCTAGCCCAACGTTTCTTAAACCGCAAGCCACTCAAGTCAGTCAAATTTGTCGCTGAACAAGATGAGCCGCTGATTGAAGAAATGAAGCAACTTATTGAAAAAATTGGCTATGATGCGGAGGTCTATACGGCTATTAATACGAGTTTTGATTTGCCGTATGATTTTTATCGCCCAGATTCTGTTTCATCTCGCACGCAAATCGAGCTGATGGAATATGACGGGACGCTGATTGAATTATCGCAACAGAGTTCATTAGTCCGTGCCTTAGCTGGTGAAATTCATGGCGATGAGCGTTTCTACTTTCCAAAAGAAATGCTGACGACCGAGGACAATTTATTCAGCGATATTTATCAACAATTCCAACGCTACATTCGTAACGGAAAAATAAATAAGCACAATTAA
- the yidA gene encoding sugar-phosphatase, protein MSIKLVAIDIDGTLINSNHQLTEKTIEVIKQKSAEGMKIVICSGRPLVGMLDVVNQLGLTTDQDYIISYNGALAVNAATHQPFVEHSLTYDDLASLHQLSLDVNAHYHYADLEAIYTPHRRINPYSVHEVTLTGMPLEHLPFEEVNKDNSICKLMFIDPEEEITRIMDEIPEQFYEQYNIVRSAPFFLEFLNKDASKGLTLKNLADKLGIDASEVMAIGDNENDISMLEYAGVGVAMGNATEKTKEYAQKITLSNDEDGVAYALENFTN, encoded by the coding sequence TTGAGTATTAAACTAGTCGCAATTGATATTGATGGGACATTAATCAATTCAAACCACCAATTAACCGAAAAAACAATCGAAGTCATTAAACAAAAGTCAGCCGAAGGAATGAAAATCGTGATTTGTTCTGGCCGTCCGCTAGTTGGGATGTTAGACGTTGTGAATCAACTAGGCTTAACAACTGACCAGGATTATATTATTAGCTACAACGGTGCCTTAGCTGTTAATGCAGCGACTCATCAACCCTTTGTAGAGCATTCATTAACATACGATGATTTAGCGAGTCTTCATCAACTAAGTTTAGACGTTAACGCTCACTATCACTATGCGGATTTAGAGGCAATTTATACCCCTCATCGTCGCATTAACCCTTATTCAGTTCATGAAGTAACTTTAACTGGTATGCCATTAGAACACTTACCATTCGAAGAAGTGAACAAAGACAACAGCATTTGTAAATTAATGTTTATTGATCCGGAAGAAGAAATCACACGTATTATGGATGAAATTCCTGAACAATTTTATGAACAATATAATATCGTTAGAAGCGCACCTTTCTTCTTAGAGTTCTTGAATAAAGACGCTAGTAAAGGTTTAACCCTTAAAAATTTAGCAGACAAGCTAGGTATTGATGCAAGCGAGGTCATGGCGATTGGTGATAACGAAAATGACATTTCAATGTTAGAATATGCAGGTGTTGGAGTAGCAATGGGTAATGCTACTGAAAAAACTAAAGAATATGCACAAAAAATCACCTTATCTAACGATGAAGACGGTGTTGCTTACGCACTAGAGAATTTCACGAACTAA
- the gloA gene encoding lactoylglutathione lyase, producing the protein MKMAHTCVRVKDLEASIEFYEKAFGFEVSRRREFPEHKFTLVYMTLPGDDYELELTYNYDHEAYDLGNGFGHIAIATDDLEGLHAKQTEQGLDVTPLKNLPGVPPSYYFVMDPDGYKVEVVRFKK; encoded by the coding sequence ATGAAAATGGCACATACTTGTGTACGTGTAAAAGATTTAGAAGCATCAATTGAATTTTATGAAAAAGCATTTGGGTTTGAAGTTAGCCGTCGTCGCGAATTTCCAGAGCACAAATTTACGTTGGTTTATATGACGTTACCGGGTGATGACTACGAGTTAGAATTAACTTATAACTATGATCACGAAGCTTATGACTTAGGAAACGGATTTGGACACATTGCAATTGCAACAGATGATTTAGAAGGGTTACACGCTAAGCAAACAGAACAAGGTTTAGACGTAACACCACTTAAAAACTTACCTGGTGTTCCCCCTTCATACTACTTCGTTATGGATCCAGATGGCTACAAAGTTGAAGTGGTTCGTTTCAAAAAATAA
- a CDS encoding NUDIX domain-containing protein yields MKPFKNSLEEKHYFETEATEQEFLAWYNRQEQPKYEKPSVTVDNVLFSYDKTSEDLKILLIQRNTHPYRLSWALPGGFVNPNESTDDSCIRETKEETNVSITKDNIEQLHTFSTPHRDPRGWVITVSYLAFIGEEPLVAGDDAKAAFWFSLVRDGDLLYLRHDKQEPIILDLITEESIGKNKLAFDHTQIILKAFKRVENKMYHEPRILQVLGKDFSITDARKVFSKFLGGTYRDIDHSNFKKSLLPYLHEVGERPTGIGRPSKFYELNLTETD; encoded by the coding sequence ATGAAACCCTTTAAAAATAGTTTAGAAGAAAAACACTATTTTGAAACAGAAGCCACTGAGCAAGAATTTTTAGCTTGGTACAATCGCCAAGAACAACCTAAATACGAAAAACCTTCTGTCACCGTCGATAATGTCTTATTTAGTTACGACAAGACGTCTGAAGATTTAAAAATATTACTGATTCAACGTAATACTCACCCTTATCGCCTATCTTGGGCTTTACCGGGAGGCTTTGTGAATCCCAATGAATCAACTGATGACAGTTGCATTCGCGAAACAAAAGAAGAAACCAACGTCTCTATCACTAAAGATAACATTGAACAATTACATACCTTTAGTACCCCACACCGCGACCCACGTGGCTGGGTGATTACGGTGAGTTATTTAGCCTTTATCGGTGAAGAACCGCTAGTTGCCGGTGATGATGCCAAAGCTGCCTTCTGGTTCTCACTAGTTAGAGATGGCGACTTGCTTTATTTAAGACACGACAAACAAGAACCCATTATTCTCGATTTAATAACCGAAGAATCAATCGGTAAAAATAAACTAGCATTTGATCACACGCAAATCATCTTGAAAGCTTTTAAACGGGTTGAGAATAAAATGTACCATGAGCCTCGTATTTTGCAGGTACTCGGAAAAGATTTCTCAATTACCGATGCTAGAAAAGTATTTTCTAAATTTTTAGGTGGTACTTACCGTGATATTGACCATTCTAACTTCAAAAAATCACTACTACCTTATTTACATGAAGTGGGCGAACGTCCTACGGGTATCGGACGTCCCTCTAAGTTTTATGAACTAAATTTAACTGAAACAGACTAA
- a CDS encoding basic amino acid/polyamine antiporter, producing MENTEKKIGLFSLIGIIISAIVGAGIFSLMKEMANTASAGVTILGWVIAGVGMGSLAFCLENLNSKRPDLDSGIFSYAQEGFGEFMGFNSVWGYWISVIIGNVAFGTLLFSALGYFFPVFEDGQNIPSIIGASIILWLMHFLILRGLDKATLLNTSVMIAKMVPIAIFIVCVIAGFKLDVFTTDFWGNLKSNGQLETSILEQLKGTVLVTVWVFIGVEGAVVFSGRAKKRSDVGKATILGFASVTIIYAIVTVFSYGVMSQAELKSLPNPAMAYVLESLIGKPGAIIVNLGVIISIFGSWMANTLLAEEVAYQAGTRELFPKLFTKENKNDIPINSVIITNLIVQFLLLSFLVTDEAYTMLSKLSSSTILLPYTCVALFQVKLTASTKDKRIKNWLVGIIASIYMFWVLYASGSMYLVLTVMALLPGSIMYIYVKRKNGETIFKNYEKVIFILFIALFVYGLINFKTLVQL from the coding sequence ATGGAAAATACGGAAAAGAAAATCGGTCTGTTTTCATTAATTGGGATTATTATTAGCGCCATTGTTGGTGCTGGTATTTTTAGCTTAATGAAGGAAATGGCCAACACAGCATCAGCCGGTGTGACGATATTAGGTTGGGTGATTGCTGGTGTTGGGATGGGGTCACTCGCGTTTTGTTTAGAAAATCTAAACAGTAAACGGCCCGACTTAGATTCGGGTATTTTTAGTTACGCCCAAGAAGGTTTTGGTGAATTCATGGGGTTCAACTCGGTCTGGGGGTATTGGATTTCGGTTATTATTGGAAACGTGGCATTTGGGACGTTATTATTTAGTGCGTTAGGTTATTTTTTTCCCGTATTTGAGGATGGTCAAAATATACCGTCAATCATTGGGGCGTCCATTATTTTATGGTTGATGCACTTCTTAATTTTAAGAGGGTTGGATAAGGCCACACTATTAAATACCAGTGTAATGATTGCCAAAATGGTACCGATTGCTATTTTTATTGTCTGTGTCATTGCGGGCTTTAAGTTAGATGTTTTTACGACTGATTTTTGGGGAAACCTCAAGAGTAATGGCCAACTTGAAACAAGTATTTTGGAACAGTTAAAAGGGACTGTTTTAGTAACAGTTTGGGTCTTTATTGGGGTCGAAGGAGCGGTTGTCTTTTCTGGACGTGCCAAAAAACGTAGTGATGTCGGGAAAGCAACGATTTTGGGGTTTGCTTCAGTCACAATCATTTATGCCATTGTGACGGTCTTCTCATACGGGGTAATGAGCCAAGCAGAATTAAAAAGTTTACCCAATCCAGCGATGGCGTATGTTCTAGAAAGTCTGATTGGTAAACCAGGGGCGATTATTGTTAATTTGGGAGTTATTATTTCGATTTTTGGTTCATGGATGGCCAATACGTTATTAGCTGAAGAAGTAGCCTATCAAGCGGGGACACGTGAACTATTTCCAAAACTGTTTACGAAAGAAAATAAAAATGATATACCGATTAACTCAGTGATTATTACAAACTTAATTGTGCAATTCTTATTGCTGTCATTTTTAGTAACAGATGAAGCCTACACGATGTTATCCAAATTATCCTCCTCAACTATTTTATTACCTTATACGTGTGTCGCGCTATTCCAAGTAAAATTAACCGCTTCGACCAAAGACAAGCGGATTAAAAATTGGCTAGTTGGGATTATTGCGTCCATTTATATGTTCTGGGTACTCTATGCTTCTGGATCCATGTATCTCGTATTAACAGTAATGGCGTTATTACCTGGAAGTATCATGTACATTTACGTTAAACGCAAAAATGGCGAGACAATATTTAAAAACTATGAAAAAGTCATTTTCATCTTGTTTATCGCGTTATTTGTGTATGGTCTTATCAACTTTAAGACGCTAGTTCAATTATAA
- a CDS encoding dimethylarginine dimethylaminohydrolase family protein: MFKNVIVRVPSSSISEGLTSANEGKPIYSKALMQHENYVSALTKTGVNVTVLEPQDDFPDSCFVEDVALCTSKCAIVTRPGALSRRKEAALPDMIAALEKFYENIEYIKDPGTVEAGDIMMVGDHFYIGLSARTNEEGAKQMIEILEKYGLSGQMVEMKEMLHLKTGLAYLENNNLLVAGEFKQAPEFEKFNKIEIDMEEAYGANCIWINDYVIVPEGYPVVQKKIEELGYKVLVVDTSEFRKIDGGLSCLSLRF; the protein is encoded by the coding sequence ATGTTCAAAAATGTTATTGTTCGTGTGCCATCAAGCAGTATTTCAGAAGGTTTAACGAGTGCAAATGAAGGGAAACCAATTTATAGCAAAGCCTTAATGCAACACGAAAATTATGTAAGCGCTTTGACTAAAACTGGCGTGAATGTGACAGTATTAGAACCGCAAGATGATTTTCCTGATTCATGTTTTGTCGAAGATGTAGCTTTATGTACGAGTAAATGTGCGATTGTGACACGCCCTGGGGCATTGAGTCGCCGTAAAGAAGCAGCGTTACCAGATATGATTGCCGCTTTAGAAAAATTTTATGAAAATATTGAATATATTAAAGATCCTGGGACAGTTGAAGCGGGCGATATTATGATGGTTGGCGATCATTTCTACATTGGTTTATCGGCTCGTACCAATGAAGAAGGGGCAAAACAAATGATTGAAATTTTAGAAAAATATGGTTTGTCTGGTCAAATGGTCGAAATGAAAGAAATGTTACATTTAAAAACAGGATTGGCTTATTTAGAAAATAATAATTTACTTGTAGCAGGTGAATTTAAACAAGCGCCTGAGTTTGAAAAATTCAATAAAATTGAAATTGATATGGAAGAAGCTTACGGTGCAAACTGTATTTGGATTAATGATTATGTGATTGTACCAGAAGGCTATCCAGTTGTACAAAAGAAAATCGAAGAGTTGGGATACAAAGTGTTAGTGGTTGATACATCAGAGTTTAGAAAAATTGATGGTGGTCTAAGTTGCCTATCTCTTAGATTTTAA
- a CDS encoding type B 50S ribosomal protein L31 produces MKQGIHPDYRQVVFMDTTTGFKFLSGSTKYSEETVEFEGNTYPMIRVEVTSDSHPFYTGRQKFTQADGRVDRFNKKYGM; encoded by the coding sequence ATGAAACAAGGAATTCATCCAGATTACAGACAAGTAGTATTCATGGATACTACTACAGGGTTCAAGTTTTTATCAGGTTCTACTAAGTACTCTGAAGAAACTGTTGAATTTGAAGGTAACACTTACCCAATGATCCGTGTTGAGGTTACTTCTGATTCTCACCCATTCTACACAGGACGTCAAAAGTTCACTCAAGCAGACGGACGTGTGGATCGCTTCAACAAAAAATACGGTATGTAA
- the rho gene encoding transcription termination factor Rho — MKDYLTMGELDNSTLKEIYEYARQYKIPYYSQMNKKELSLAVIRAQAEKQGFFMMEGILDIVSQDGYGFLRPINYSPSAEDIYISASQIRRFGLRNGDKVSGKARPPKESERYYGLMHVETVNGKNPEEAKERPHFPALTATYPDRQLKLETTAGRLGTRMIDIFSPVGFGQRGLVVAPPKAGKTSLIKEIANGITTNYPEVELIVLLLDERPEEVTDIERSVKADVVSSTFDQQPQNHTRISELVLERAMRLVEDKRDVVILMDNITRLARAYNLVIPPSGRTLSGGIDPAAFYRPKKFFGAARNIEEGGSLTILSTALVDTGSRMDDVIYEEFKGTGNMELHLSRELAERRIFPAIDVKKSGTRREELLIPQEKLDEIWHIRRNMKGDSLEYTEQLLNFLRKTKTNEDLYKAFKDVTFNNKGRR; from the coding sequence TTGAAAGATTATTTAACAATGGGGGAACTAGATAATAGTACTCTGAAAGAAATCTATGAATATGCTCGACAATATAAAATTCCATACTACAGCCAGATGAATAAAAAAGAATTGTCTTTAGCGGTTATTCGAGCGCAAGCTGAAAAACAAGGTTTCTTTATGATGGAAGGAATTCTTGATATTGTTTCACAAGATGGCTATGGTTTTTTACGTCCGATTAACTATTCACCAAGTGCGGAAGATATTTATATCTCAGCCTCACAAATTCGTCGTTTTGGATTGAGAAATGGTGACAAAGTTAGTGGGAAAGCGCGTCCTCCTAAAGAGAGTGAACGTTATTATGGGTTGATGCATGTTGAAACAGTTAACGGCAAAAATCCAGAAGAAGCCAAAGAGCGTCCGCATTTTCCGGCTTTAACAGCGACATATCCAGATCGTCAATTGAAATTGGAAACCACAGCGGGTCGCTTAGGCACACGCATGATTGATATTTTTTCACCGGTTGGTTTTGGTCAACGCGGGCTAGTTGTGGCACCTCCTAAAGCGGGGAAAACGTCATTGATTAAAGAAATCGCCAATGGTATTACGACCAATTATCCGGAAGTTGAATTAATTGTATTACTATTAGACGAACGTCCTGAAGAGGTGACGGATATTGAGCGTAGTGTCAAAGCGGATGTCGTGTCATCGACGTTTGATCAACAACCGCAAAATCATACGCGTATTTCGGAATTAGTGTTAGAACGTGCAATGCGTTTAGTTGAAGACAAACGCGACGTGGTGATTTTAATGGATAATATTACGCGCTTAGCACGTGCCTATAACTTGGTTATTCCACCTAGTGGCCGTACCTTAAGTGGGGGGATTGATCCTGCTGCATTTTATCGTCCGAAGAAGTTTTTTGGGGCGGCACGTAATATCGAAGAAGGCGGTAGCTTAACGATTCTGTCAACTGCTTTAGTCGATACAGGTAGTCGTATGGATGATGTTATCTATGAAGAGTTCAAAGGAACAGGGAACATGGAATTACATTTATCTCGTGAGCTAGCTGAACGTCGTATCTTCCCAGCAATTGATGTGAAAAAATCAGGCACACGTCGCGAAGAATTATTAATTCCACAAGAAAAACTAGATGAGATTTGGCACATTCGTCGCAATATGAAAGGTGATTCCTTAGAATACACCGAACAATTGCTTAATTTCTTAAGAAAAACTAAGACGAATGAAGACTTATACAAAGCCTTTAAAGACGTGACCTTTAATAATAAAGGTCGCCGTTAA
- a CDS encoding UDP-N-acetylglucosamine 1-carboxyvinyltransferase, producing the protein MKKFLINGGTKLKGEVTINGAKNSTVALIPAAIMADSPVVLEGVPDIADVYSLKEILEIMGVGVTFEDNTMTIDPTNMVSIPMPSGKINSLRASYYFMGALLAKYGEAVVGLPGGCFLGPRPIDLHIKGFEALGAEVKSEHGAMYLKAPAEGLKGTRIFMDVVSIGATINVMLAATTAKGRTVIENAAREPEIIDVATLLNNMGAKIRGAGTDEIRIDGVETLGGCRHSIIPDRIEAGTYLSLAAAAGEGILVKNVIREHLDSFILKLEEMGVKMDMNEESIFVHPTTELKPTNVKTYPYPGFATDLQQPITPLLLKATGESIIEDTIYQQRVNHIPELARMGAKAQVEGNMIVLNGPNELNGAEVAASDLRAGACLVIAGIMAQGETKVSNIGHILRGYDRFIEKLTALGADIQLIEED; encoded by the coding sequence ATGAAAAAATTTTTGATAAATGGTGGTACTAAGCTTAAAGGCGAAGTGACCATCAATGGGGCTAAAAACAGTACCGTGGCATTAATTCCGGCAGCTATTATGGCAGATTCACCTGTTGTTTTAGAAGGTGTACCGGATATTGCCGATGTTTATTCGTTAAAAGAGATTTTAGAAATTATGGGTGTAGGTGTTACCTTTGAAGATAACACGATGACCATTGATCCGACTAACATGGTATCTATCCCGATGCCGAGTGGTAAAATTAATAGCTTAAGAGCGTCTTATTATTTTATGGGCGCGTTATTAGCTAAGTATGGTGAAGCAGTAGTTGGTTTGCCGGGTGGTTGTTTCTTAGGGCCACGTCCAATTGATTTACATATTAAAGGCTTTGAAGCATTAGGCGCAGAAGTTAAGTCAGAACACGGGGCAATGTATTTAAAAGCACCAGCTGAAGGATTAAAAGGTACGCGTATCTTTATGGATGTAGTATCAATTGGTGCAACGATTAACGTGATGTTAGCAGCGACAACGGCTAAAGGTCGTACCGTGATTGAAAATGCTGCACGTGAACCTGAAATTATTGATGTGGCGACATTGTTAAATAATATGGGGGCTAAAATTCGTGGTGCAGGGACTGACGAAATCAGAATTGATGGAGTTGAAACATTAGGTGGCTGTCGTCACTCAATTATTCCTGACCGTATTGAAGCGGGAACGTATTTATCTTTAGCAGCAGCTGCTGGTGAAGGGATCTTAGTTAAAAATGTGATTCGTGAGCATTTAGATAGTTTTATTTTAAAACTTGAAGAAATGGGCGTTAAGATGGATATGAACGAGGAAAGTATCTTCGTTCATCCAACAACTGAATTGAAACCGACTAATGTTAAAACGTATCCTTATCCAGGATTTGCGACTGATTTACAACAACCCATTACACCATTATTATTAAAAGCAACTGGCGAAAGTATTATTGAGGATACGATTTATCAACAACGTGTCAACCATATTCCAGAGTTAGCACGCATGGGGGCTAAAGCACAAGTTGAAGGTAATATGATTGTCTTGAATGGGCCAAATGAATTGAATGGTGCCGAAGTAGCAGCGAGTGATTTACGTGCAGGAGCGTGTCTGGTGATTGCTGGTATTATGGCTCAAGGTGAAACAAAAGTGTCAAACATTGGCCATATTTTACGTGGTTATGACCGTTTTATTGAAAAATTAACTGCTTTAGGAGCTGATATTCAATTAATCGAAGAAGATTAA
- a CDS encoding VOC family protein translates to MQKFLIDQETFIGSVALKVRDMEKQLAFYTDVLKLAILNEENDMAFLGTRGRKSPLIALLEEPGALPSPYTHNGLNHIGIKVKTRQQLAEFLNYLESINYPVLETLDYGFAEVLVIKDPEFNVVKIYWDREIGIENFTPENRPLDVEDLKKVSTETLLELDSKTVVGHVQLNVSDIEKSEAFYKDVLGFKLRNTDYRSVRYLSGNDYHHHVSLRHSQILELDKPDDEHMGLDYVTFHLQHDQAMQHLKEHLDEMGIDYFYNKGKKILNVDDPDGIHIWFRVVEAPIN, encoded by the coding sequence ATGCAAAAGTTTTTAATAGACCAAGAAACATTTATTGGTTCTGTGGCATTGAAGGTTAGAGACATGGAAAAGCAATTGGCTTTTTACACAGATGTATTGAAATTAGCTATTTTAAATGAAGAAAATGATATGGCTTTCTTAGGGACTAGAGGCCGTAAATCACCATTAATCGCGTTATTAGAAGAACCAGGAGCGTTGCCAAGTCCATATACACATAATGGCTTAAATCACATTGGGATTAAAGTTAAAACGCGTCAACAGTTAGCTGAATTTTTAAATTATTTAGAAAGTATTAACTATCCAGTATTGGAAACGTTAGATTATGGATTTGCGGAAGTTTTAGTTATTAAAGATCCTGAATTTAATGTTGTAAAAATATATTGGGATCGTGAAATAGGAATTGAAAACTTCACTCCAGAAAATCGTCCATTAGATGTTGAAGATTTAAAGAAAGTCTCAACTGAGACATTGCTTGAGTTGGATTCTAAAACAGTCGTAGGACATGTGCAGTTGAATGTCTCTGATATAGAGAAAAGTGAAGCATTCTATAAAGATGTGTTAGGGTTTAAACTAAGAAACACTGATTATCGTAGTGTTCGTTACCTATCGGGAAATGACTATCATCATCATGTGTCATTGCGTCACTCACAAATTTTAGAATTAGATAAGCCTGACGATGAACATATGGGGTTAGATTATGTAACCTTCCATTTACAACATGACCAAGCGATGCAACATCTTAAAGAGCATCTGGATGAAATGGGTATTGATTATTTTTACAATAAAGGTAAAAAGATTTTAAACGTCGACGATCCCGATGGTATTCATATTTGGTTTAGGGTTGTCGAAGCACCAATTAATTAA